A DNA window from Deltaproteobacteria bacterium GWC2_65_14 contains the following coding sequences:
- a CDS encoding 2-oxoacid:ferredoxin oxidoreductase subunit gamma, translated as MTTDVIMAGFGGQGILMIGNLLAIAAMDEEKQVTYFPAYGVEMRGGTANCTVVISDEEIGSPVVGLPESCVVMNAPSLDRYLPLVRKGGNLLINSSLVDPAKVGRADLRLLALPANDIAREAVGSQQLASMVALGAYVAMTGVVSMQTLFDCIPKVVSKKYEKFIPLNVNALKEGESFARIHS; from the coding sequence ATGACCACCGACGTGATCATGGCCGGCTTCGGAGGGCAGGGGATCCTGATGATCGGGAACCTGCTCGCCATCGCCGCGATGGACGAGGAAAAGCAGGTGACCTATTTCCCGGCGTACGGGGTGGAGATGCGGGGAGGGACCGCGAACTGCACCGTCGTGATCTCGGACGAGGAGATCGGATCCCCGGTGGTGGGACTTCCGGAATCGTGCGTCGTGATGAACGCCCCCTCGCTGGACCGGTATCTTCCGCTCGTCCGGAAGGGGGGGAACCTCCTGATCAACAGCTCCCTCGTCGATCCGGCGAAGGTGGGAAGGGCCGATCTCCGTCTCCTGGCGCTCCCCGCGAACGACATCGCCCGCGAGGCGGTCGGGAGCCAGCAGCTCGCCTCGATGGTCGCGCTGGGGGCCTACGTGGCGATGACCGGGGTCGTCTCGATGCAGACGCTTTTCGACTGCATCCCGAAGGTCGTCTCGAAGAAGTACGAGAAGTTCATCCCGCTGAACGTCAACGCCCTGAAGGAGGGGGAGTCCTTTGCCAGAATTCACTCGTGA
- a CDS encoding 2-oxoglutarate oxidoreductase → MFDRPKSLVDVRTHFCPGCHHGIAHRILAETIDRYDLREKTIGVACVGCSVFLYDYIDVDVAEAPHGRAPAVATGVKRAQPDKFVFTYQGDGDLAAIGTSEIIHAANRGENITVLFVNNTTYGMTGGQMAPTTMLGQRTSTSPYGRDFRNDGYPIKMAELLATLEGTAYSARVATSTPAQIRKAKEAVRKAFEMQIREMGFSIVEFLSTCPTNWGMKPLEAQERVLGEMSEYFPLGVYKERTQADFV, encoded by the coding sequence ATGTTCGACCGTCCGAAAAGCCTCGTGGACGTGCGGACACACTTCTGTCCCGGGTGCCACCACGGGATCGCGCACCGGATCCTCGCCGAGACGATCGACCGGTACGATCTGCGCGAGAAGACGATCGGCGTCGCCTGTGTCGGATGCTCCGTGTTCCTGTACGACTACATCGACGTGGACGTCGCGGAGGCCCCCCACGGGCGGGCTCCGGCCGTGGCGACGGGGGTGAAGCGGGCCCAGCCCGACAAGTTCGTCTTCACCTATCAGGGGGACGGCGACCTCGCGGCGATCGGGACCTCCGAGATCATCCACGCGGCGAACCGGGGGGAGAACATCACCGTCCTCTTCGTGAACAACACCACCTACGGGATGACGGGAGGGCAGATGGCCCCGACGACCATGCTCGGGCAGAGGACCTCCACCTCCCCCTACGGCCGGGATTTCCGGAACGACGGGTACCCCATCAAGATGGCCGAGCTGCTCGCCACCCTGGAGGGGACCGCCTATTCGGCCCGCGTGGCGACCAGCACCCCGGCACAGATCCGGAAGGCCAAGGAGGCGGTGCGGAAGGCCTTCGAGATGCAGATCCGGGAGATGGGGTTTTCCATCGTGGAATTCCTGTCGACCTGCCCGACGAACTGGGGAATGAAGCCGCTGGAGGCTCAGGAGCGGGTGCTCGGGGAGATGTCGGAATACTTCCCCCTGGGCGTGTACAAGGAACGGACACAGGCGGACTTCGTATGA
- a CDS encoding 3-methyl-2-oxobutanoate dehydrogenase subunit VorB has translation MKAAAVEIRRELMKGNVAICLGAIAAGCRFYYGYPITPQNDIPEYMSTHLPTMGGTFLQAESEVATINFILGTAASGKRVMTSSSGPGISLMQEGLSYMAGSELPAVIVNISRSGPGLGGIAPSQGDYFQAVKCGGHGGYRMPVLAPHSVQEMYSLTMRAFDLADKYRNPAMVLGDAIVGQMKEPFTPVPYEPSVPPEKPWALTGCKGRPRQNVKSLYLKDNAIEVHNWKLFRKYERMREEEVLFERFRLDGATIAIVAFGTAARVCKTAIQWARQEGIPAGMLRPVSLFPFPSAQVDEAAEAADVVLVVEMNTGQMVEDVRMSTRHHDRIRFLGKPCAMPTPEEILGEIRTLAGKRP, from the coding sequence ATGAAGGCCGCCGCCGTGGAGATCCGCCGGGAGCTGATGAAGGGGAACGTGGCGATCTGCCTGGGGGCGATCGCCGCGGGATGCCGTTTCTACTACGGCTATCCGATCACCCCCCAGAACGACATCCCCGAGTACATGTCCACGCACCTCCCCACGATGGGCGGCACCTTTCTCCAGGCCGAGAGCGAGGTTGCGACGATCAATTTCATCCTGGGGACGGCCGCGTCGGGGAAGCGGGTCATGACCTCCTCCTCCGGCCCCGGGATCTCCCTGATGCAGGAGGGGCTCTCCTACATGGCCGGCTCCGAGCTCCCGGCGGTGATCGTGAACATCTCCCGCTCCGGGCCCGGCCTCGGGGGGATCGCCCCGTCGCAGGGGGACTACTTCCAGGCGGTCAAGTGCGGCGGCCACGGGGGATACCGGATGCCCGTCCTCGCCCCGCACTCCGTCCAGGAGATGTACTCGCTCACCATGCGGGCCTTCGACCTGGCCGACAAGTACCGGAACCCCGCGATGGTCCTCGGGGACGCGATCGTCGGCCAGATGAAGGAGCCCTTCACGCCGGTCCCGTACGAGCCGTCGGTCCCGCCGGAAAAGCCGTGGGCCCTGACCGGCTGCAAGGGGCGTCCCCGGCAGAACGTGAAATCGCTCTACCTGAAGGACAACGCCATCGAGGTCCACAACTGGAAGCTGTTCCGCAAGTACGAGCGGATGCGGGAGGAGGAGGTGCTCTTCGAGCGCTTCCGTCTCGACGGGGCGACGATCGCGATCGTCGCCTTCGGAACTGCAGCCCGGGTGTGCAAGACGGCGATCCAGTGGGCGAGGCAGGAGGGGATCCCGGCCGGGATGCTCCGTCCGGTCAGTCTCTTCCCGTTCCCGTCGGCGCAGGTCGACGAGGCGGCGGAGGCGGCGGACGTCGTGCTCGTCGTGGAGATGAACACCGGCCAGATGGTGGAGGACGTGCGGATGAGCACGAGGCATCACGACCGGATCCGCTTCCTCGGAAAGCCGTGCGCGATGCCCACCCCCGAGGAGATCCTGGGGGAGATCCGGACGCTCGCGGGGAAGAGGCCGTGA
- a CDS encoding threonine synthase, producing MHWEGIIRRYSALLPKVSDDCVVTLLEGNTPLLRAQNLAKAIAPGIDLHLKCEGQNPTGSFKDRGMTMAVSMAKAEGADKVICASTGNTSASTAAYAARAGMKAFVLIPEGKIALGKLSQAMIHGAQVVQILGNFDDALALVKEISERYPVTLVNSLNPYRIEGQKSASFEICDALGDAPDWHVLPVGNAGNITAYWAGYKAYREAGKITRLPKMLGWQAEGAAPIVRGAPVRKPETVATAIRIGNPASWKQAEAARDESGGMIRMVSDAEILEAYKLVAETEGIFCEPASAASVAGVVKLGRESFFAKGDRVVCTLTGHGLKDPDNAIAQSVEAVTIPPEMPQVIRVLGF from the coding sequence ATGCACTGGGAAGGGATCATCCGCCGCTATTCCGCCCTCCTGCCGAAGGTGTCCGACGACTGCGTCGTGACGCTTCTCGAGGGGAACACGCCGCTCCTCCGGGCGCAGAACCTCGCGAAGGCGATCGCACCGGGGATCGACCTGCACCTCAAGTGCGAGGGGCAAAACCCCACCGGCTCGTTCAAGGACCGCGGGATGACGATGGCCGTATCCATGGCGAAGGCGGAAGGGGCGGACAAGGTGATCTGCGCCTCCACCGGGAACACCTCGGCCTCCACCGCCGCCTACGCGGCGCGCGCAGGGATGAAGGCGTTCGTCCTGATCCCGGAGGGAAAGATCGCCCTCGGGAAGCTCTCCCAGGCAATGATCCACGGGGCGCAGGTCGTCCAGATCCTGGGAAACTTCGACGACGCACTGGCGCTGGTGAAGGAGATCTCGGAGAGATATCCGGTGACCCTGGTGAACTCGCTGAACCCGTACCGGATCGAAGGGCAGAAGAGCGCGTCCTTCGAGATCTGCGACGCCCTGGGGGACGCCCCGGACTGGCATGTCCTTCCCGTGGGGAACGCCGGGAACATCACCGCCTACTGGGCGGGCTACAAGGCGTACCGCGAAGCGGGAAAGATTACCCGGCTCCCGAAGATGCTCGGATGGCAGGCGGAAGGGGCCGCGCCGATCGTCCGCGGGGCGCCGGTGCGGAAGCCGGAGACGGTGGCGACCGCCATCCGGATCGGGAACCCCGCCTCCTGGAAGCAGGCGGAAGCGGCCCGGGACGAGTCGGGAGGGATGATCCGGATGGTCAGCGACGCGGAGATTCTCGAGGCCTACAAGCTGGTCGCGGAGACGGAAGGGATCTTCTGCGAGCCGGCTTCCGCGGCTTCCGTCGCCGGCGTGGTAAAATTGGGGAGGGAATCGTTCTTCGCGAAGGGGGACCGGGTCGTCTGCACGCTGACCGGCCACGGCCTGAAGGACCCCGACAACGCGATCGCGCAGTCGGTGGAGGCGGTCACGATCCCCCCGGAGATGCCGCAGGTGATCCGGGTGCTCGGATTCTAA
- a CDS encoding fructose-bisphosphatase, class II — protein sequence MDRNLALEVVRVTEAAALAAARLMGRGDNVAADQAAVTAMRKAFNAVNFRGRVVIGEGERDEAPMLYIGEEVGASDSPAVDIAVDPLEGTTIVATGGNNALAVIAIAEEGGFLHAPDTYMQKIAVGPKAAGVIDITATPTENLRSIAKALKVYMEDLCVVILDRPRHQELIRECRAAGVRIKLIGDGDVAGAIATAKDGSGVDVLMGVGGAPEGVLAAAALKCMGGDFHGILKFRNPEEIARAKTMGIDDPGRVYRLEDLAKSDVMFAATGVTFGDFLRGVRFFSGGAHTQSIVMRSKSRTTRLIDTTHYFEFKPKYD from the coding sequence ATGGATCGGAATCTGGCGCTCGAGGTGGTACGGGTGACGGAAGCGGCGGCGCTTGCGGCGGCGCGGCTCATGGGCCGGGGCGACAACGTGGCGGCGGACCAGGCGGCCGTCACGGCGATGCGGAAAGCCTTCAACGCCGTGAATTTCAGGGGACGGGTCGTCATCGGCGAGGGGGAGCGGGACGAGGCGCCCATGCTCTATATCGGCGAGGAGGTCGGAGCCTCCGACTCCCCCGCGGTGGACATCGCGGTCGACCCGCTCGAGGGGACGACGATCGTCGCTACCGGGGGGAACAACGCCCTGGCGGTGATCGCCATCGCGGAGGAGGGGGGATTCCTGCACGCCCCCGATACCTACATGCAGAAGATCGCGGTGGGACCGAAGGCGGCGGGAGTGATCGACATCACGGCGACCCCGACCGAAAACCTGCGCAGCATCGCCAAGGCGCTGAAGGTGTACATGGAAGACCTCTGCGTCGTGATCCTCGATCGCCCGCGCCACCAGGAACTGATCCGGGAGTGCCGCGCCGCGGGAGTCCGGATCAAGCTGATCGGGGACGGCGACGTCGCGGGGGCGATCGCGACCGCGAAGGACGGATCCGGGGTCGACGTCCTGATGGGCGTGGGGGGCGCCCCGGAGGGGGTGCTCGCCGCGGCCGCCCTGAAGTGCATGGGGGGCGATTTCCATGGGATCCTCAAGTTTCGGAACCCGGAGGAGATCGCGCGGGCCAAGACGATGGGGATCGACGATCCCGGAAGGGTGTACCGGCTGGAGGACCTGGCGAAGAGCGACGTGATGTTCGCGGCGACCGGAGTCACCTTCGGGGATTTCCTCCGGGGCGTCCGCTTTTTCAGCGGAGGGGCCCACACCCAGTCGATCGTGATGCGGTCGAAATCGCGGACGACCCGCCTGATCGACACCACGCACTACTTCGAGTTCAAGCCGAAATACGACTGA
- a CDS encoding cofactor-independent phosphoglycerate mutase yields MSDWPVPALGGKTPLEAARKPNLDSMASEGAVGMVQVVPVEMYPGSDVSNLSILGYDPREVYTGRSPLEAASMGVELGEDDVAVRCNVVCLKHSGADSEMEDFSAGHIGTKEAAELLASLQALVDGKGVRFHPGVSYRHLMVWPGGNDAVVTTPPHDIHGKKITEYLPKGDGAELLLELMEISRELFSDHTVNWKRVEAGKLPANSIWLWGQGKAPKMSPFPERYGLSGSVVAAVDLIKGIGSYAGLRVVNVPGATGYTDTNFRGKGEVALRELAERDFVLIHVEAPDEAGHNGDAEEKVRAIERIDAEIVGPLLTRARNEGDLRILVLPDHPTPVAIRTHSQEPVPFVFYPTPEGLSSFAGKRYTEADAKATGQFVAAGTSLIGYLLGRR; encoded by the coding sequence ATGTCCGACTGGCCGGTCCCGGCGCTCGGCGGAAAGACCCCGCTGGAGGCGGCGAGGAAGCCGAACCTCGATTCCATGGCTTCGGAAGGCGCGGTCGGGATGGTCCAGGTCGTCCCGGTCGAGATGTATCCCGGGAGCGACGTGTCGAACCTGAGTATCCTGGGCTACGATCCGCGGGAAGTCTACACGGGCCGTTCCCCCCTGGAAGCCGCCTCGATGGGGGTGGAACTCGGGGAGGACGACGTCGCGGTGCGCTGCAACGTGGTCTGCCTGAAGCATAGCGGCGCCGACTCGGAGATGGAGGATTTCTCGGCGGGGCACATCGGCACGAAGGAGGCCGCCGAGCTTCTGGCGTCGCTCCAGGCGCTGGTCGACGGCAAGGGAGTCCGCTTCCACCCGGGCGTGAGCTACCGGCATCTCATGGTCTGGCCGGGAGGAAACGACGCCGTCGTCACCACTCCCCCCCACGACATCCACGGGAAGAAGATCACCGAGTATCTTCCCAAGGGGGACGGGGCCGAGCTGCTGCTCGAGCTGATGGAGATCTCCCGCGAACTGTTCTCCGACCACACGGTGAACTGGAAACGGGTCGAGGCGGGAAAGCTGCCGGCCAACTCCATCTGGCTCTGGGGCCAGGGGAAAGCTCCGAAGATGTCCCCCTTCCCGGAGCGGTATGGACTCTCGGGGTCGGTCGTGGCGGCGGTCGACCTGATCAAGGGGATCGGGTCCTACGCGGGGCTTCGCGTGGTGAACGTTCCGGGGGCCACCGGCTACACCGACACGAATTTCCGGGGGAAGGGGGAGGTTGCTCTCCGGGAGCTCGCGGAGCGGGATTTCGTCCTGATCCACGTCGAGGCGCCCGACGAGGCGGGGCACAACGGGGACGCGGAGGAAAAGGTCCGGGCGATCGAGCGGATCGACGCGGAGATCGTGGGACCGCTCCTGACGCGCGCCCGCAACGAAGGGGACCTTCGGATACTGGTGCTTCCCGATCACCCGACCCCGGTGGCGATACGGACCCATTCCCAGGAACCGGTTCCGTTCGTCTTCTACCCGACCCCCGAAGGGCTTTCCTCCTTCGCGGGGAAGCGGTACACGGAAGCGGACGCGAAGGCCACGGGGCAGTTCGTGGCGGCGGGGACTTCCCTGATCGGGTATCTCCTCGGCAGACGCTGA